The following DNA comes from Diceros bicornis minor isolate mBicDic1 chromosome 7, mDicBic1.mat.cur, whole genome shotgun sequence.
GCGTTTTTTCAGGGCTCTGGGAGGTACATTCTGAGAGACTTTGGATCTGCCTCTTTGCACCTGTGACCTTCCTCTCTTTTCACCTCTTTCCTAAATGAGCTTAGAAATCTCCTGCTGAGAACCCTTAGCAGGGCTGAGATGGAGCCCTGAATGAAATGAAAGCCCTTCTTCACATAGAAGGTAACCTCCTTTCCAGAACCTCATTAACAGCCACTCAGGTCTCgctgcccctctccccactctgcATTTGGTATCTCACTATTGAGGTtataaaacatcattggaattgtAAGCAGAGAGCCAGAGTTGTTTTTATGAGGATTTGGTGTCTTTTATTGAAAAGGGATACCTTAGTAATAACTAATGGGGTTGGGAGAAGTAGTGAGaaaaattttcagtaaatttactTCTAAGgacaatgaattttttttctggtagggcttttgtttaaataaatttggGGCCAGTGCTCTAGAATAGAAACAGAGCAGTGCTACCTGTGGCCCTTCTTCTCTGTTTATCCCTGCAAAGCTCAGCCTCTCCTCTAAATACAAGTTGaatgcatatttaaaatatgctAGCTTAAAGGATGTCAAATTATTAGCCCACCTGGGGTCCTTACTTGTGTGAATCTGGCCCTGTTCCCTTCCTTGTACCCAGCTGGAGACCCATTGCTCCCTCCTCACAGCCCATCATGTTCTGCAAGTGCATCTGCAAAGAGGCAGCGGGATGGATTCACAAACTGAGGGTTTCATTCCTTGTGATaccttcctccctggaagatccatCTAGTATTTATTTGTGTATACTCCTGACTGTCTCCATGGTCCCTTTTGTCCATGTTCCCTTCCAGATTCTTAATCACTTATCCTTTCCGTCATCCTAATAAACAACAGATAGTCCAGAGCTTCAGAAGGAAACAGATCTGACCTGGGTAACGGGGAGAGCTCAGGTAAGAAAGGCCCTATGTTTTACCCTTCTTAGCTGCAGGGAAACCTGAATCTTTTTGAGGGTTAAGGAACAAGTAGGGTGAGAAGGAAGGTTATATTAATGGAGACAGAAGGGAGTGTATTGATTCCCTGTGTTCAGAATAGTTTTCCTGGAGGTTCTTAAGGATAAGGAGATCTAGACGCAATCAAAAGCAACTTGTATGGGACTATTTGAGGAGGAGCATGAGAAGTTCATGAAGAGCAGGTGATGAATATGGCCCCTCCCAATTTTATTGGATGCCCCACTCCACACTGCCTTTAGGGAAGATCTGAATCTGGGTCAGAGTGGAGAAATATATCCCTTAGGCACCTTCTGGATTTCTACTTGGTGCTCCATTGCCATGCACAGGAAGCCACAGTGCTAAGACACAAGGCAAGTCTTGTATAAAATATTCAACCTAATACCTGGATAAATTTAATGTGATTAAATATAATCAAATTAAGATATAGCTTAGCTAATAGATCTTCAGGAAGGAGACATATTGTTACAAACACAGGCCATTACAAAGTGGTGTGTCCTAAGGaggtattttaaagttaaaatttgaGTAAGCAGAAGTGCAATGGAAAGGAAGTTCAGGTAAACACAGAAGGAGCAAAATCTTAGGGGAAGAAAAAAGTACAGCACAGGTAAGGGGGCAAATTCTGCTTAGGTGGCAATGGTAGAATGGGATCAGAAAGGTAAGGTGGGCCAAACTTTGGGGGCAGGGTGATTGGGGGCCGAGTGAAGCCTCTCTTGGTTCTGGAAGCACAATTACCACAGAAGCTCTACATGCAAACGAGGCACCAAAGGCCAGGAAGTCATTCCTACACCCAAATGTGCATTCTCTGAAAGGACTTTCCCCTGGAGAGTCCCGCAATTCAGAAGTCCATGCTATCTGTTATGACCTCTGACATACTCAGAGATGCTTTCTGTTCCTATCACTTTCAGCAGACTCATCAGCTCCTAAGTCACGATAGAGAGTACCTTAAAGTGCATCATGACTCATGCCAACCTTACCATCTTCCACCCTGCAGTTTTTGTCCTAGTTGGCATCCCTGGGTTGGAGGCTTATCATGTTTGGCTGTCAATTCCCCTCTGTCTCATGTATATCACTGCAGTCCTGGGGAACAGCATCCTGATAATGGTCATCATCACAGAACGCAACCTTCATGAGCCCGTGTACTGCTTCCTCTCCATGCTGGCCATCACGGACATCCTGCTGTCCACCACTACTGTACCCAAGGCCCTAGCCATATTTTGGCTCCATGCCCATGACATTGTCTTTGATGCCTGTGTCACCCAAGTTTTCTTTGTCCACGTGATGTTTATGGGGGAGTCAGCCATCCTATTAGCCATGGCCTTTGACCGCTTTGTGGCCATCTGTGCCCCCTTGCATTATACGACAGTGCTAACATGGCCTATTGTGGGAAGGATTGCTCTGGCTATTGTCACCCGAAGCTTCTGCATCATCTTTCCAGTGATCTTCTTGCTGAGGCGGCTGCCCTTCTGCCAGACCAACATCATCCCCCATTCCTACTGCGAGCATATTGGAGTGGCCCGCTTAGCCTGTGCTGACATTACCATTAACATCTGGTATGGGTTCTCAGTGCCCATTGTCACGGTCATCTTGGATGTGATCCTCATTGCTGTGTCTTACTCACTGATCCTCCGAGCAGTCTTTCATTTGCCCTCTGAGCATGCCCGGCACAAGGCCCTCAGCACTTGTGGCTCTCACCTCTGTGTCATCCTCGTGTTTTATGTTCCATCCTTCTTTACTTTATTGACCCACCGCTTTGGACATAACTTTCCTCGACATGTCCATATCCTGCTGGCCAATCTTTATGTGGTGGTGCCACCAATGCTCAACCCCATTGTCTATGGTGTGAAGACAAAACAGATCCAGGCGGGGGTAGCACACTGGTTTTTTGACATCAAGGCTTGGTGCTGTGCTTCGTTTCTGAGCTGATGACTCCCCATGAATCCCCACTCCCAGCTTTATTAAGGAAACTAAGTGTGAAATGCAGAGGTTTCCTGGACCGAGAgggcttttccttttcttcctcttttcctgcttcttcatcctttcctcctccaacttttttcttcttttcttctctcctggttctccctctttgcctccttctcctgtttctttgttttctctatcCTCTTCTTGTCTCACATCCCTTTCCCACAACCCTGAAACAATAACTAAGTGTACACGCTTCTGACGTGAGCATTTGGTATCCTCAGTAGATCTGAGGTAGTCTGGAAACACAAGGAGCTGAACACCGCAAGAAGTGATTTATGagcaaatgtataaaaataattttacatttaacatCTGAAGGGGTTCCAGTTTTCTTAAAATCTCAAAATGTGCATTGATTCTTTATACAGACTCAAGTAGCTCTCCACTCACTTCTGCAATAGCAGGTGTTTTTGAAAAACAGCCATGCATGCCCTTTAGGCATCTGGAAAACTCTTGTTCATTCTTCAAATTTCAGTTCAAGAACTGCCTTCCCTGGGAAGTCTTACCAGCTTTTGCCAGGCAATCCAAGGCCCCTATATTCATATATCTATTGCATCTTCTACAAGTCTCCAAATGTGTGTAATGAATTGTAGTGGGTTGTTCGTTTGTATCCCCAACTGACTGTAAACTCCTTGAAATCAGAAGAGTGTGTGTCATTCATATTTGAATTCTCAGTGCACcacaaaatgcctggcacatagtgaatgTTTGTAGAATGCATGAGAACATAATTACTCCCTAAAGTTAGAACATGCATCTCTCTGATACACTGAAATGATCAGCTAAATTACAAAGCCAATGACTAGTAAATCAGTTCCTCCTAAAGGCAATTTGGCGTTGTGGGGCAAATAAACTGCTAATTGCCGTGCCTCTTACTTCTCACACCTTTGCTATATCTCAGAGACTAGGAAATAGACAAGAGTGGGAGGAAGCAGGGTACTTTTGATTTTCTCTTCTACCTGTCTTCTGACCATCCCCAGTATTAGGAATTATAGCACATTGTTCATGACCAGGTTAGCAAATTTGGAGTCATCTCTAGGAGTTCAGAATCTTGACTCTCATTCTTTCATACCGTTTCCAAAGGTCATGTACTCTCATTTcctcaaccaccaccaccactagtGAGTCCCacatctctccctccatcctagAACTCTCTTTTGAGTTTTAAATGCATAAATCAACCTATCAGCTGGATATCTCCTCCACAATATAGAACTCCCACACACGCTagcttttcttcctgtttttgttccttttcttggGAACTAGATTATGATGATCCCATCAACTTCACTGAGCTGGAAACCCTGAGGAATTTCtcaacttcttcctttctggcCTGCTCCTCAAGAAGTTATTGGTTGTTACTCATGTTGATTGTACCTCTAAATGGTTATCTGGATAGTATTTGGAGTCGTATCAGGATTCAAGTCCTGTCCCCACTGTTTCCCAGCTTTGTGAACTTGTGAGATTTATTTACCAGTGTTAGTCcttaattttttcatctgtaaagtggggatagcaATagcatctcatagggttgttgagaatattaaatgaaatgaacaatATATATAGCACTTACAATCCTTAGCTCATAGTAAGTATCTGAGAAATACTTCATTTATGTTATTAGTATTGTtagttttccttttaatattgcCTCTACCAATTACTTATGTCCCTTATTATCTTTCACTTCAGatattacattaattttttaattgatttcaatgttttcaatattttacaGTGTAACAACCTATAAATTGGCTCTGTTAAGTATTCTAAAATGCAGAACCAATCATACTACTTTCTGTCAAATACTTTTGAGTATTCTTCATTACTTACAGATGTGTTTTCCACAGAATATTCTGTAGAAATAGATATCAGACATCATAATGGACGTTTTATAAAAAAGTTCCATGGTCAAATAAGCGTGAATAATGCCGATACTCTGTGAATCATGCACATGGCTGTCCAAGAGAAGGACTGAGTTCACAGTTTGCAGTTTCTCACACTTATGTGACCATAGATGTTTGTATCTATGTCCATATAATTTTTTGATAGCCCACcaattttcatctctaaaattatCTAGTGTTCTGTGGTCACAGTTTGGAAATCACAGGACTGCAGAGTAATTTCTAAGCTAAGCGTTAATTTAGTAATCTGGTCCTAACTTACTTTTCCGTCAATATCTCAACACACACGACCATATAGTAATACActgatatataatataataatattaatgataataataattacaacaatAGCTAATGTTTAATAAGAGCTTACTCTATGCTAGGAACCAGGTTAAGTGCTCTGctgcattagctcatttaatccttgtacAATCTCATGAGATAGTACTGTGGCAATCTGTGTTATATACATAGGGGCACCCAAAActcagaaagaataaataatCAAGACCACACAGCTGGCAAATGGTAGAGTCCTGATGTCAACTCCTCTTTGAAGTCTTTGCTGATTCCCCCAAATCAGAGGTGACCATCTTGTCCTCTGTGTTTCCACAGCAATGACAATTATGGTTTCAGCTGAATATTAATTACTCTGTGAAACCACCAGAACTTGAGTTCTGTGAGGCAAATGTCTTATTCACCATTATAGTTCCACCATCTGGATAGGGttcaatatgtatatttatagatTGACTAATTTGAAATATGGTGAAGTGGTTGACCTCTGGACCCTTCACTGCTAAATACTGTCTAATTTTATGACTAAAAATCattttcacacacacatgcacaccacacCATTTAGCTGCTTCTGATCTACTATTTCTTCTATATCTACACAGGTTCCTATGTACATTGAGGTTTAGCAAGTATAGGCAGAGCTTTAATAGTCTACGTACTGACTAGCAGTAACCTAAATCCACTCTGTGTCCATAGGTTAGCCATAAATATGGAGTCATTAGCAGATGCAGTTTGTACAGACTGCTGCAAGTAGGACATAGTTACATTATCTACCCTCTCTGGTTCTTGAGTCAGTGAGCTCTGGAGGCTGGACCTGCTGGGGTCTGCTTCTGTCTAATTAAACCAGATGCTCCCTAAAAACATAATGGACTGGAAGGTCTGTCCTCACCCGAGGGATTCCTGCAGATGAGGTACAAATAGTGTCCTATTTCACCCCAGAATATGCGTCTGGCAGCTTCTTTCACATGTTGGGGAAGATCTTTCTGTTGAACTCGGAAAAAAGATTCTGGAAGGGAATAAATGTTTGGTTCCTGGGATTTTTAGGTTTTCCTGTTCCAATAAACTATTGATCTGACAAGATCTAGTCCTCTGTATAATGTAGTGTAGCACACACTACCTGGTGTATACATCTTGACATCGTGAGCTGCTGCAGACATATTTTGCCACGCTGGGCTGGGACTagggttaattttttttccagaatattaaagtggtttaaaaaacattgaaacatttaaaagaagGTATATTAAAACTCATGACATTAGTTtaagtttaaatatattatttacagaaaaattagaatttattATACTTTTATTGGCTTTAATGGAAGAAactcataaatatttcaaaacaaaattatggaaaaatttAACCATTAAAAACACATGAAAGCATATATGTAGGAactgtcatttttccttttgcctcgGGCTCCAATATGGCTCAGTATCTTTATTTAAAATCCtatctttacttaaaattttgACATTTTGTTCATCAcgaatattttgaattaatttttactttaaaaagattgtattaaaatattatttatcttgtttactgAGCTTTTTGGTACACACTTACGTTTTGTACCCGAGGTAAGTGCCTCACTTGTCTCACCTTAGGCCTGGCCCGAGGAGAGGCAGGACCTGGAGGGCAGCGCTGAGAGTCACAAGGAATGGAGCCCCTGATGACGTCTTGAATCTTTAGAAAAACTTGATACTGGAAACATACTTTTCAGTTTCAGGAGCAATGACATTTCCATTTGTGCTCAAGCCAGAGTGGGTTTGAATTTTCTGTTACTTACAACGTAAAGTGTCCTAACtgatacacagagagagaaatagaattaTCTTACGCAAGTGAATCTTCCTTTCACTTAACTATATGCCATGATGAatactccttttttaaaaatggaaacaaaacattcCATTGTAATATATGTACCATAAATTATTTATTGCCCTATTGATGGATGTGGAATTTGTAATATACATttcttttacaattgcaacagtGTAGCAATGAATATctttataaatatatctatatgttCTCGTGTTGTGCCACCAGCACTGGAGGCTAATTGTTATTCTTATGTTTTCcaatttgataggaaaatgacaatattttaatatgatactgattttcatttctttaaattttgagCAACTTCTCATACCTATATtggccatttatttttcttgtattttgaatTACCTTCTTTGACTCTTtgtacattttctaatttttgcttaTTCGTTTATaccaatttttaatatttaaggaTCTTAACCTTTAGTCCATTACATGCTTTGTAagtttttcttctaggatttttatttatccttgaCTACGTTTTTGCACAATTACGTCATTCAATTGTTAATGTCTATGAAAAATGGTTTTCTTATCTTAGGAAGATCTTTCCAACCCctaaaatattttcctgttttctcctaagacctttattttaatttttaatatttttgtagttttattttttaaatgtgcatcTTTAATATTCCTGGAATTTCTGCATGTTTACTGAGTTATATGCGAACTAATTTATTCACTAACAAAAATAACATAGTCCAATATCCTAATGCCATTAATAGAGTACCCCTTCCTTTCCCCACTAACTTGAAATGTtactttattacattttaaattacaaatacgTTAGTTCCTGAACTCTTTGTTAAGTTTTACTGACccactaaataataataattagcatttatttagtgtttccatgccaGACATTATACTAGGCAGTTTGCAGAaagtatttaatttaatccttgcAAGATAAGTATGAATTTtcaaagagaaagataaattttTGAGATTTGAAAATTGCTTTTTGTCAATAATCAGAAAGTTGGAAACCCAGAATTTGAACATGGGGAAGGCTtcccagataataaatattgaaGCTGTGAACTGGTAGATCAATAGGAGTTTAACAAACACCAAATGTAGAAAAGTATGTTCCAGATTAAGAGAAAACCTTGAGCAAAGTCATGAAGGTTGGAAAACTCACATCTTGTGTGGAGAACGGATTGTAGTCTAATTCAGCTTTGTTAGAGTACCTAAAGTGGCTTAAAGTTAGAGAAGAGAGTACCAGTGTGATTGTGGAAGGCTTTGCATGCTTGAGAAGTTTGGGCTTTATCTTGTAATCAATAAATCATTATATAAGAGTTGTAAGAGAAAACACAATAAGATTTTTGTTTGGGGCATACCGTCAAGGCTGCAACATAGCTGATGGGTGTGGAGGGGTTGAGTATGGGAAGCTGGGAGATGGAGAGACCAGATTAGTGAGGATGCTACTGCAACAGAACAGGCGAAGGACGACCAAAGCCTGAGTAGGAGAATGTTAGTGAGAATGGTGTGGTATGCATGGATTCTAGATATTGCTGAGTTGTGATCAGGAACCTATGTTCATATTTATGCTTGCAATGATAATGTAAGAAGTGAAAACATAACATTACATGCTCTAAGTCAAGACATTAGTGATTGATTTCATTATCTAATGTTCAGCTTTCAGTGAAACGTCGAGCTGGTTCTGACCGCTGACTCTCACTTTCTCTAGTCTTCACAGAGAGACTCCAAAGCAGGCATATTTGGTGCTAGCCTCACCACATTTCACTCCACTATATTCATCCTACTTGGCATCTCAGGACTGGAAAACTGCCTCACTTGGTTTCCATCCCCTTCTTCCTCATGTACATCACTACAGTCTTGGGAAATGGAGCCTTCATCCTTGTTGTTCTCAATGAATGCACCCTCCATGAATCCGtgtgagtcttcctatccatgctGGCTGGAACTGACATCCTGCTGTCCACCACCCCTGTGCCCAAAGCCCTAGCTATCTTCTGGTTCCATGCTGGAGAGACTGCCTCTGATGCCTGCATCACTCAGATGTTTTTCATCCACCTTGCCTTTGTGACTGAGTCAGGAATCCTGCTGGCCATGGCATTTGACTGCTATGTCGCCATTTGTACTCCCTTGAGATACACAGTCGTCTTAACTTCTATGACAATTGTAAAAATGACTCTGGCAATCTGGGGATGAAGCAATTGGACCATTTTCCCTATCATACTCCTGTTGAAGAGGCTGCCTTACTGTAGGATGAATATCATCCCCCACTCATACTGTGAACACATTGGGGTGGCCAGAAGGGCCTGTGCTGACATCACTGTCAACATCTGGTATGGCTTCTCAGTGCCAATGTCATCAGTTTTGGTAGATGTTCTACTCATTGGTGTTTCCTACACTTTGATCCTCCAAGCTGTGTTTAGACTTCCTTCCCAGGATGCCTGGCACAAGACTCTCAGGAACTGTGGTTCTGACATTGGAGTCATTCTTCTCTTCTTCATCCCACCCTTTTTTACTTTCCTGACCTACTGCTTTGGCAAGAATATCCCCCGCCATGTACACACTCTTCTGGCAAAGCTCTATGTGTTAATTCCCCCCATGCTTAAT
Coding sequences within:
- the LOC131409117 gene encoding olfactory receptor 52B2-like; its protein translation is MTHANLTIFHPAVFVLVGIPGLEAYHVWLSIPLCLMYITAVLGNSILIMVIITERNLHEPVYCFLSMLAITDILLSTTTVPKALAIFWLHAHDIVFDACVTQVFFVHVMFMGESAILLAMAFDRFVAICAPLHYTTVLTWPIVGRIALAIVTRSFCIIFPVIFLLRRLPFCQTNIIPHSYCEHIGVARLACADITINIWYGFSVPIVTVILDVILIAVSYSLILRAVFHLPSEHARHKALSTCGSHLCVILVFYVPSFFTLLTHRFGHNFPRHVHILLANLYVVVPPMLNPIVYGVKTKQIQAGVAHWFFDIKAWCCASFLS